A portion of the Campylobacter concisus ATCC 51562 genome contains these proteins:
- a CDS encoding putative bifunctional diguanylate cyclase/phosphodiesterase: MFCTSFTAFFSLKFSKRRLSILLCLIALIAISTYDVFTTTMDFWIDEISFFGYDIVFKSAFFMLFVATLHLREGEANLKFRALRNDFDKILIQKLFVFAVFLTIMILYSWKINLTWLFSILVTLLAYGALSYTFSNVRKMDILIKREIHIKKVLNNQIESKVKELEETNRHLQRISKYDYLTNALNRQYFIARLEEMIKSKALGEKIDIYSIDINHFKAINDSYGHYIGDDVIAKFASNIESILPPNDSLFARSGGDDFIVVVKQNENVHCREFLHYLLKAISEPIVIDDYKIVLDAKIGISSTQTSEILADDFIMQSEAALEAAKKDASEKYVFYSDIKSIIQDRNYIEILLNSISFDEEFELKFQPQYLIEGKKIVGAEALVRWNSPIKGPVDQSKFIPIAEQSSIINAIGKWVAKNAIKQMAFWNEKYNTNLKIGINISPKQIDNINFASKFLSYIDRYGIDSSCVDVEITEASLVNAEEMMQSVLSELSNRGICISIDDFGTGFSSMSYIKKYPMSRLKIAKELIDNIAKNDIDKDVVKSVIALAKNVELKTIAEGVEDETQLEILRELGCDEVQGYLWGKPMNAEDFEKLIISAI; encoded by the coding sequence ATGTTTTGTACCTCATTTACTGCGTTTTTTTCACTTAAATTTTCAAAAAGAAGACTATCTATACTTTTATGCTTGATAGCGCTTATTGCAATAAGCACTTATGATGTTTTTACCACTACAATGGATTTTTGGATAGATGAAATATCCTTTTTTGGATACGACATTGTATTTAAGAGTGCATTTTTTATGTTGTTTGTTGCCACACTTCATTTAAGAGAGGGCGAAGCAAATCTAAAATTTAGGGCACTTAGAAACGATTTTGATAAAATTTTAATACAAAAGCTATTTGTTTTTGCTGTATTTTTAACGATCATGATCTTGTACTCTTGGAAAATAAATTTGACATGGTTATTTTCTATTTTAGTTACTTTGCTCGCATACGGGGCATTATCTTATACATTTTCTAATGTTAGAAAGATGGATATTTTAATTAAACGTGAAATACATATCAAAAAAGTATTAAATAATCAGATAGAAAGTAAAGTAAAAGAGCTTGAAGAGACAAATAGGCACCTACAAAGGATCAGTAAATATGATTATTTGACAAATGCTCTAAATCGCCAGTATTTTATCGCAAGGCTTGAAGAGATGATAAAGTCAAAGGCGCTTGGCGAAAAGATAGATATTTATAGTATTGACATAAACCATTTTAAAGCGATAAATGACTCATATGGGCACTATATCGGCGATGATGTAATAGCAAAGTTTGCTTCAAATATTGAGTCAATATTGCCACCAAATGATTCTTTATTTGCAAGGTCTGGCGGAGATGACTTTATCGTTGTTGTCAAGCAAAATGAAAATGTACATTGCAGGGAATTTTTACATTATCTACTAAAAGCTATTTCAGAGCCAATCGTTATAGATGATTATAAAATTGTACTTGATGCAAAAATAGGGATTAGCTCGACACAAACTAGTGAAATTTTGGCTGATGATTTTATCATGCAATCAGAAGCAGCACTAGAAGCAGCAAAGAAAGATGCATCTGAAAAGTATGTTTTTTATAGTGATATAAAAAGCATTATTCAGGATAGAAACTACATAGAAATATTGCTAAATAGCATAAGCTTTGATGAAGAATTTGAGCTAAAATTTCAGCCCCAGTATCTAATAGAAGGTAAAAAAATAGTAGGAGCAGAGGCTCTTGTTAGGTGGAACTCCCCTATAAAAGGTCCGGTAGATCAATCAAAATTTATCCCAATAGCTGAACAAAGCTCTATTATCAATGCGATAGGAAAATGGGTAGCAAAAAACGCTATAAAACAAATGGCATTTTGGAATGAAAAATATAATACAAACCTAAAAATAGGCATAAATATCTCGCCAAAACAGATTGATAATATAAATTTTGCATCTAAATTTTTAAGCTATATAGATAGATATGGCATCGATTCATCTTGTGTAGATGTTGAGATCACTGAGGCTAGCCTTGTCAATGCCGAAGAGATGATGCAAAGTGTGTTATCTGAGCTTTCTAATAGAGGAATTTGCATCTCTATAGATGATTTTGGTACCGGTTTTTCATCGATGAGTTACATCAAAAAATATCCTATGAGTCGCCTAAAGATCGCTAAAGAGCTGATAGATAATATTGCTAAAAATGATATAGATAAAGACGTGGTAAAAAGCGTTATAGCTTTGGCTAAAAATGTGGAGCTAAAGACTATTGCTGAAGGCGTCGAAGATGAAACCCAGCTTGAAATTTTAAGAGAGCTTGGATGTGATGAGGTGCAAGGGTATCTTTGGGGTAAGCCAATGAATGCAGAGGATTTTGAAAAGCTTATAATAAGCGCTATTTAA
- a CDS encoding dUTP diphosphatase, with amino-acid sequence MNERTIILEMLKMQQSLNDETNGLGWENGYTDKNKLISWRRCIYMECAELIDSFAWKHWKSIDAKTDEQNLRVEVVDIWHFIMSLALQIYKSKQLGDIETLADDICQSSGFSEFCKEPLKIEDESIYEIMNDVEMLIHECSGFDYDIFDILKIYFSMSLKCGVNLYSLYECYIAKNVLNRFRQNNGYKEGSYKKNWNGREDNEVMSEILSNGVSKIGEIYAALEHEYKKVK; translated from the coding sequence ATGAATGAAAGAACGATTATTTTAGAGATGTTAAAGATGCAGCAAAGCCTAAATGATGAGACAAATGGGCTTGGCTGGGAAAATGGTTATACTGATAAAAATAAATTAATCAGCTGGAGGCGCTGCATATATATGGAGTGTGCTGAGCTGATTGATAGCTTTGCGTGGAAACACTGGAAGAGCATAGATGCTAAGACTGATGAGCAAAATTTACGCGTAGAAGTTGTTGATATCTGGCACTTTATAATGAGTCTAGCTTTGCAAATTTATAAATCAAAACAGCTTGGAGATATAGAAACTTTAGCCGATGATATTTGCCAATCAAGCGGTTTTAGTGAGTTTTGCAAAGAGCCACTAAAGATCGAAGACGAGAGCATTTATGAGATAATGAATGACGTTGAAATGCTCATACATGAGTGCAGCGGATTTGACTACGATATATTTGATATTTTAAAAATTTACTTCTCTATGTCTTTAAAATGTGGAGTAAATTTGTACTCGCTTTACGAATGCTACATCGCCAAAAACGTGCTAAATCGCTTCCGCCAAAACAACGGCTATAAAGAGGGAAGCTACAAGAAAAACTGGAACGGACGCGAAGACAATGAAGTGATGAGCGAAATTTTGTCAAATGGCGTTAGTAAGATAGGTGAAATTTACGCCGCACTTGAGCATGAATACAAAAAGGTGAAATGA
- a CDS encoding GGDEF domain-containing protein, translating to MWSICDALMVLNQDILLRAHSSYAYLDVFFTLPMISILAGVSIFLYSKFAASQEKLAIIMDSISVFFLIAMLIYGIFDEVDILSMINNRSNIVFLSIVAINFLILFITLSEVFTSSLLHIKISGFYLISASILFTMLNLFIFYSQISNVNFGHKIDFLYIVPFFFLMIGAFHLKAKNEYVTNTDKDISIGSKWLPIIIVLPLLLQEDLTSFSALISLFVLVVNAIVNYYVKSSIASRKILDYERNLHREMEKSMHERTNELMLANLRLQDMSEKDYLTDLGNRNFIVNELERMCKSISEDEEIAVYYINLSRFKSINTSYGHEIGDRILKLVAKRILEVCNRQEAIARISADEFIVLAKMEINSHTKRLNLGIALKDVIEKPIQIDRYHFGLKCIIGIDVATKNSTANPRNIIKNADMAMYYAKKNPALNPMVYNDKISNEMHLSSSIEIALKKANLQEDLHAYFQPIFDLKIEKMIYAEVFLYWKSEKFGLMEASNFMKEVNVNSDILNDICSLLVSKTIEYVDRWQKEKLLIPKISINVAQIQNKSEKFVLDFVSSLRSHHINPGLFEIEFGEEIWTNNSKTLDKIFSILKENNIDVCIDNFGSGYTSFIYIRKYGVKRIKIASEFVAQASNSKIDAQIVSAIIDLAKAMKIKVGAKGVEKEEDIHFLKELDCNEVQGLFLSRPMSAEEFEDLVRKDPQMIAKV from the coding sequence TTGTGGTCTATTTGCGATGCATTAATGGTGTTAAATCAAGATATACTATTGCGGGCTCATAGTTCTTATGCGTATCTTGATGTGTTTTTTACGTTGCCGATGATATCTATTTTAGCTGGCGTTAGTATATTTTTGTATTCAAAATTTGCAGCCAGTCAAGAAAAACTAGCCATTATTATGGATAGCATAAGTGTCTTTTTTTTAATAGCAATGTTAATATATGGTATTTTTGATGAAGTAGATATCTTATCGATGATAAATAATAGATCAAATATCGTTTTTCTCTCTATTGTAGCCATAAATTTTCTTATACTTTTTATCACTTTAAGCGAGGTTTTTACAAGCAGTTTGCTTCATATAAAAATTAGCGGCTTTTACCTTATATCGGCTAGTATTTTATTTACGATGCTAAATTTATTTATTTTTTATAGTCAGATCTCAAATGTAAATTTTGGCCATAAAATAGATTTTTTATATATCGTTCCTTTCTTCTTCTTGATGATAGGAGCTTTTCATTTAAAAGCTAAAAATGAGTATGTTACAAATACCGATAAAGATATCTCAATAGGATCAAAATGGCTACCAATAATAATAGTTTTACCTTTGCTATTACAAGAAGATCTAACATCTTTTAGTGCGCTCATCTCACTTTTTGTTTTAGTTGTAAATGCTATTGTTAATTACTATGTTAAAAGCTCTATTGCAAGTAGAAAAATATTAGATTATGAGAGAAATCTTCATAGAGAGATGGAAAAGTCGATGCATGAGCGAACCAATGAACTTATGCTCGCAAATTTAAGACTTCAAGATATGTCTGAGAAAGACTATTTGACAGATCTTGGCAATAGAAATTTTATAGTAAATGAGCTTGAAAGAATGTGTAAAAGCATTTCTGAAGATGAGGAAATCGCAGTTTATTATATAAATTTAAGCCGTTTTAAAAGCATAAATACATCTTACGGGCATGAAATAGGCGATAGAATTTTAAAATTAGTTGCAAAGAGAATACTTGAAGTTTGCAATAGGCAAGAAGCCATAGCAAGGATTAGTGCGGACGAATTTATCGTACTAGCAAAAATGGAGATAAATAGTCATACAAAACGTTTAAATCTTGGTATTGCCTTAAAAGATGTTATTGAAAAACCAATTCAAATAGATAGATATCACTTTGGGCTTAAGTGCATAATAGGCATAGACGTAGCAACAAAAAATAGCACGGCAAATCCAAGAAATATTATAAAAAATGCAGATATGGCAATGTATTACGCCAAAAAAAATCCAGCTTTAAATCCTATGGTTTATAACGATAAAATTAGCAATGAAATGCACCTAAGCTCAAGTATCGAGATCGCGCTTAAAAAAGCTAATTTGCAAGAAGACCTTCATGCATATTTTCAACCAATATTTGATCTAAAAATCGAAAAAATGATCTACGCAGAGGTTTTTTTATATTGGAAATCAGAAAAATTTGGCTTGATGGAAGCAAGCAATTTTATGAAAGAGGTCAATGTAAATAGTGATATCTTAAATGATATTTGCTCGCTTTTGGTTTCAAAGACTATAGAGTATGTAGATAGATGGCAAAAAGAAAAACTCTTGATACCAAAAATAAGTATAAATGTTGCACAGATTCAAAATAAATCAGAAAAATTTGTTTTAGACTTTGTTTCTAGCTTACGCTCACACCATATAAATCCAGGGCTTTTTGAAATAGAATTTGGCGAAGAAATATGGACAAATAATTCTAAGACGCTTGATAAAATTTTTTCTATTCTTAAAGAAAATAATATAGATGTTTGTATAGATAATTTTGGCTCTGGATATACTTCATTTATTTATATTAGAAAATACGGTGTTAAGCGTATAAAAATAGCAAGTGAATTTGTTGCTCAAGCATCAAATAGCAAAATAGACGCACAAATCGTATCTGCAATTATCGATTTAGCAAAGGCAATGAAGATAAAAGTTGGTGCAAAAGGCGTAGAAAAAGAAGAAGATATTCATTTCTTAAAAGAGCTTGATTGTAACGAAGTTCAAGGACTTTTCTTATCTCGCCCTATGAGTGCAGAAGAATTTGAAGACCTTGTAAGAAAAGATCCTCAAATGATAGCTAAAGTTTAA
- a CDS encoding Crp/Fnr family transcriptional regulator produces the protein MKKSRLGLLQTQITKILTQNELDKFEYKELPKTSIIYTEEIKIIILKSGCAKLSFFEDGEEFILYHLEASNIAVLDDNCAFEVLEDAEIYAINLNKIGEILSNSNVADEILKAVLNAVIVQRQIIKSILFEDAKGRIANFLIELAKEQDLKQNGYHYIFLPFSLKVLSSFVGLKRQSASTAFNELIKDDIIRKITPHEFLIIDYERLESYTN, from the coding sequence ATGAAAAAATCACGTCTAGGTCTTTTGCAAACACAAATCACAAAGATCCTAACTCAAAATGAGCTTGATAAATTTGAGTACAAAGAGCTACCAAAAACAAGCATAATCTACACCGAAGAGATCAAGATCATCATCTTAAAAAGTGGCTGTGCAAAGCTTTCATTTTTTGAAGATGGAGAGGAATTTATCCTTTATCATTTAGAAGCGAGCAACATCGCCGTGCTTGATGATAATTGCGCTTTTGAAGTGCTTGAAGATGCTGAAATTTATGCCATAAATTTGAACAAAATAGGTGAAATTTTATCAAATTCAAATGTCGCAGATGAAATTTTAAAAGCTGTGCTAAATGCGGTGATCGTGCAACGCCAGATCATAAAATCCATACTTTTTGAAGATGCAAAAGGTAGGATTGCAAATTTTTTGATCGAGCTTGCAAAGGAGCAAGATCTAAAGCAAAATGGATATCACTACATATTTTTGCCATTTTCTCTAAAAGTGCTCTCAAGCTTTGTGGGGCTCAAACGCCAAAGCGCCTCAACTGCTTTTAATGAGCTTATAAAAGATGACATCATAAGAAAGATCACACCACACGAGTTTTTAATAATTGATTATGAAAGACTTGAAAGTTACACAAACTAA
- a CDS encoding formate hydrogenlyase maturation HycH family protein, with protein MIQVYKLTKRHMDDNDKLPRELKEIKIFSTCVGHGVGTIDFSEKILELSDEEFDEMIKNSGEYVKFKIGNLSKYFEVEIFAEHIAKLLPQLCECKLKEILANLKEGYIVLRKDF; from the coding sequence ATGATACAAGTTTATAAGCTTACAAAAAGGCATATGGACGACAACGACAAGCTTCCACGCGAGCTAAAGGAGATAAAAATTTTCTCCACTTGCGTGGGACATGGCGTTGGCACGATTGATTTTAGCGAGAAAATTTTAGAGCTAAGCGATGAGGAATTTGACGAGATGATCAAAAACTCAGGCGAATACGTGAAATTTAAGATCGGAAATTTAAGCAAATATTTTGAAGTTGAAATTTTTGCCGAGCATATCGCTAAACTCTTGCCGCAGCTTTGTGAGTGTAAGCTTAAAGAAATTTTGGCAAATTTAAAAGAGGGATATATCGTGCTTAGGAAGGATTTTTGA
- the ciaB gene encoding invasion protein CiaB: MNDFKRLNELAKEQKKKLNAIYKNLDDDIINEAVKICALAGTPSQKLALARRIVDLKVDPLQNELKKLNLGEDEQKRVLNLMYGYVRNLYENLHAKLLEKAKEEKILDPFNQAFVQAMHELGLSLNAWQISWQDRIIDTTNKEFEAKFKDLSQANEFITKNALFQCDANGVRADRTYGAVVKEGDKFSFLPYALAFKDEVRELKSTFAKNLENLRNLAKNDEQKSYVKYLEKLQDAFCEEDNTKVISAWQEAEIAWMDVKGALQPGHPLEYYEDAYTHAVALEWDIRLVDSEGIDELKFKEKVAKTYKSVCEKIKFDNAETNRAVSENIARTQLYISVPMIYYAAELNGLFSAQVVPNDESVSAKCGKKIFAFVNHVYEGAKAKPFMKLGAEIFSKEFLDFGREILFLKSKIWKKVYEISTIGHEFGHILFIGLDTEMSMNKSGVFKFIEEYKATTGGLVNFFLHEEAEYKMAVFHELIARAVGLIAWRKVDEVRAYYCEGLIHLSLLFRAGVLKFDGKLSVDMSEQAYAKFKEICLENYYDLAQTYAKKDDASTFLEKFCKKDELSYLPKDEECKKFVEHFYARYEAIGNDVDDSGEWQKWQSLAKKVEKDR; encoded by the coding sequence ATGAACGATTTTAAAAGATTAAACGAACTTGCAAAAGAGCAAAAAAAGAAGTTAAATGCTATTTATAAAAATTTAGACGATGATATCATAAACGAGGCTGTTAAAATTTGTGCTCTTGCTGGCACACCAAGCCAAAAACTAGCCCTTGCAAGAAGGATAGTAGATCTTAAAGTAGATCCGCTTCAAAATGAGCTAAAAAAGCTAAATTTAGGCGAAGACGAGCAAAAACGCGTGCTAAATTTAATGTATGGCTACGTTAGAAATTTATATGAAAACCTGCACGCCAAGCTTTTAGAAAAGGCCAAAGAAGAGAAAATTTTAGATCCATTTAACCAAGCCTTTGTGCAGGCTATGCATGAGCTTGGCCTAAGTCTAAATGCGTGGCAAATTTCATGGCAGGATCGTATTATCGACACTACAAATAAAGAGTTTGAGGCTAAATTTAAAGATTTAAGCCAGGCAAATGAGTTTATCACTAAAAACGCTTTATTTCAGTGCGATGCTAACGGCGTAAGGGCCGATAGAACGTATGGCGCGGTAGTAAAAGAAGGTGATAAATTTAGCTTTTTGCCTTACGCACTCGCTTTTAAAGATGAGGTGAGAGAGCTTAAAAGCACCTTTGCTAAAAATCTTGAAAATTTAAGAAATTTAGCCAAAAATGACGAGCAAAAATCTTACGTAAAATACCTCGAAAAGCTACAAGATGCCTTTTGCGAAGAGGATAATACAAAGGTGATAAGCGCTTGGCAAGAGGCTGAGATAGCGTGGATGGATGTAAAAGGTGCACTTCAGCCAGGCCATCCGCTAGAGTATTACGAGGATGCCTATACGCATGCAGTCGCACTTGAGTGGGACATCAGGCTGGTTGATAGCGAGGGCATTGACGAGCTTAAATTTAAAGAAAAAGTTGCAAAAACTTATAAGAGCGTTTGCGAAAAGATAAAATTTGATAACGCTGAGACAAATAGGGCAGTTAGCGAAAATATCGCTAGAACGCAGCTTTATATAAGCGTGCCGATGATCTATTACGCAGCGGAGCTAAACGGGCTTTTTAGCGCTCAAGTCGTGCCAAATGATGAGAGTGTTAGCGCAAAATGTGGTAAGAAAATTTTTGCCTTTGTAAATCACGTCTATGAGGGCGCAAAGGCAAAGCCTTTTATGAAGCTTGGGGCTGAAATTTTTAGCAAGGAGTTTTTGGATTTTGGCAGAGAGATTTTATTTTTAAAGTCAAAAATTTGGAAAAAAGTCTATGAAATCTCAACGATCGGTCATGAGTTTGGGCACATTCTCTTTATCGGACTTGATACCGAGATGAGCATGAATAAAAGTGGCGTCTTTAAATTTATAGAAGAGTACAAGGCGACGACTGGCGGGTTAGTAAATTTCTTCTTGCACGAAGAGGCGGAGTATAAAATGGCCGTCTTTCACGAGCTGATCGCCCGTGCGGTTGGGCTTATTGCGTGGCGAAAGGTTGATGAGGTAAGGGCTTATTACTGCGAGGGGCTCATACATCTTAGCCTACTTTTTAGAGCTGGAGTGCTTAAATTTGATGGCAAACTAAGCGTGGATATGAGCGAACAAGCTTACGCTAAATTTAAAGAAATTTGCTTAGAAAACTACTACGATCTAGCGCAAACATACGCTAAAAAAGATGATGCGAGCACGTTTTTGGAGAAATTTTGCAAAAAAGATGAGCTAAGCTATCTGCCAAAAGATGAAGAGTGCAAGAAATTTGTTGAGCATTTTTACGCTAGATACGAAGCTATCGGCAATGACGTAGATGATAGTGGTGAGTGGCAAAAGTGGCAAAGTTTAGCCAAAAAGGTAGAGAAAGATAGATAA
- a CDS encoding formate/nitrite transporter family protein: MLNPAETAQAVSSSMEHKAHMPLTSIIFLAIMAGAAIAMGDIFWAHSTVGMAENQSIGLSNFIGGITFSCGLMMVVFYGGHLFTSSVLSGVSAYEGKLKLGNTIVYWAIVWIFNFVGGALIAYMYYYSGLPLKYDGYILQHFVPAAIGKITAPFHELFIRGIFCNVFVCMSIWTATSESNLSGKFFAIMWMIGAFVACSMEHCVANMFIITEAIISKAHYIAANGGDIAAAAAALGHGITAEKLEVLNWGNFIGKNLVPVTLGNICGGLFFVGLVGFMANKFDMKKKA, encoded by the coding sequence ATGTTAAATCCAGCAGAAACTGCACAAGCAGTCTCAAGTTCTATGGAGCACAAAGCTCATATGCCACTTACTAGTATTATCTTCCTTGCTATCATGGCTGGAGCTGCTATTGCTATGGGTGATATTTTTTGGGCTCACTCAACAGTTGGTATGGCTGAAAACCAGTCTATTGGTCTTTCAAATTTTATCGGTGGTATCACATTTAGTTGTGGTCTTATGATGGTTGTTTTTTATGGCGGTCACCTCTTTACAAGCTCTGTTTTAAGCGGTGTTAGCGCATATGAAGGCAAACTAAAACTAGGTAATACTATCGTATACTGGGCTATTGTTTGGATATTTAACTTTGTTGGTGGTGCATTGATTGCGTATATGTACTACTACTCAGGCTTGCCACTAAAGTATGATGGCTACATATTACAACATTTTGTTCCAGCTGCTATTGGTAAGATCACAGCACCATTTCATGAGTTATTTATCCGCGGAATTTTTTGTAACGTCTTTGTTTGTATGTCTATTTGGACTGCGACAAGTGAGAGCAATCTATCTGGTAAATTCTTTGCCATTATGTGGATGATCGGCGCGTTTGTAGCTTGCTCTATGGAGCACTGCGTGGCAAATATGTTTATCATCACTGAAGCCATCATCTCAAAAGCTCACTATATAGCAGCAAACGGCGGAGATATCGCTGCTGCAGCTGCGGCTCTAGGACATGGCATCACGGCTGAAAAGCTAGAAGTTTTAAACTGGGGAAATTTTATCGGTAAAAACTTAGTTCCAGTTACACTTGGTAATATCTGCGGCGGACTTTTCTTTGTTGGTTTAGTTGGCTTTATGGCAAATAAATTCGATATGAAGAAAAAAGCTTAA
- a CDS encoding EI24 domain-containing protein, translated as MINLLRLGFKDFFTAKFIALSILPLCLSIFSLAWLTIWGGGEIFDLLSDSAKNENFTFLEANSALSFIAIKILSFSATKWIVSILFYILSTFLTIIVSIVIALIVAGFLTPVVAKEINKRHYNYVLKSEVSTARVLKVMMIEIMKFLGILLVCLPLLFVPVLNFFIINVPFFYIYYKLLLIDVGSNTLDSDKFELALLEGGGIKFIAFALLFYLVSLVPLVGLFFQLYFVIVLSHLFFEREALIKI; from the coding sequence ATGATAAACCTTCTTCGCCTTGGTTTTAAAGATTTTTTTACAGCCAAATTTATAGCGCTATCCATTTTGCCACTTTGCCTTAGTATTTTTAGTCTTGCGTGGCTTACGATCTGGGGCGGCGGTGAAATATTTGATCTTTTAAGTGATAGCGCCAAAAATGAGAATTTTACCTTTTTAGAGGCAAACTCGGCGCTCTCTTTTATCGCTATTAAAATTTTAAGCTTTAGCGCCACAAAATGGATAGTTAGTATACTTTTTTATATTCTGAGCACCTTTTTAACGATCATTGTTAGCATCGTGATTGCTCTAATCGTAGCTGGCTTTTTAACGCCGGTTGTGGCTAAAGAGATAAACAAAAGGCACTACAACTACGTGCTTAAAAGCGAGGTTAGCACGGCTAGAGTACTAAAGGTGATGATGATTGAGATCATGAAATTTCTTGGGATATTGCTCGTTTGCCTACCGCTTTTATTTGTGCCAGTCTTAAATTTTTTCATCATAAATGTGCCGTTTTTTTATATCTACTATAAACTTTTACTGATAGACGTTGGCTCAAACACTCTTGATAGTGATAAATTTGAGCTAGCACTGCTTGAAGGTGGCGGGATAAAATTTATAGCTTTTGCGCTTTTGTTTTATCTTGTTTCGCTTGTGCCGCTTGTTGGGCTATTTTTTCAGCTTTATTTTGTGATAGTCTTATCGCACCTCTTTTTTGAGAGAGAGGCGCTTATAAAAATTTAG
- a CDS encoding hydrogenase 3 maturation endopeptidase HyCI: MKKAILCIGNPMRGDDDVGNEVGRIVEAELKEWKVFFGQDVPENEFSAIREFAPDILIVVDAMSGFDEDKIEFFDLSDDRDYIYSTHNLPTPVLLSYLRKICPKTLFLGISVLLENVLNFEEGLSEQAKKSARKAFLRIVEIDKNLVG; encoded by the coding sequence ATGAAAAAAGCCATCCTTTGCATCGGTAATCCTATGCGTGGCGATGATGATGTGGGTAATGAAGTCGGCCGCATCGTAGAAGCTGAGCTAAAAGAGTGGAAGGTCTTTTTTGGGCAAGATGTGCCTGAGAATGAATTCTCAGCTATTAGAGAATTTGCACCTGATATCTTGATAGTAGTCGATGCGATGAGCGGTTTTGACGAGGATAAGATAGAGTTTTTTGACCTAAGTGACGATAGAGACTACATCTACTCAACTCACAACCTCCCAACGCCAGTGCTTTTAAGCTATTTGCGTAAAATTTGCCCAAAGACGCTTTTTCTTGGCATTAGCGTTTTGCTCGAAAATGTCTTAAATTTCGAAGAAGGACTAAGTGAGCAGGCTAAAAAAAGTGCCAGAAAAGCTTTTTTGAGAATTGTAGAGATTGATAAAAATTTAGTCGGTTAA
- a CDS encoding pyridoxamine 5'-phosphate oxidase family protein produces MDERIVKFLKKMHLASVCAIDDDGQPYAFSAFYAFDELSFCLLLASSDESSHVKFLKNSKLVAGTVALDTKIVGKIEGVQFQGVMREAKENEIEIYFKRFFYAKAMNPKIWSISLEKLKFTSNVLGFGKKIKWERSDKI; encoded by the coding sequence ATGGATGAGAGGATAGTTAAATTTCTAAAAAAGATGCACCTTGCAAGTGTTTGCGCCATCGATGATGATGGGCAGCCTTATGCTTTTAGCGCATTTTACGCCTTTGATGAGCTAAGCTTTTGCCTTTTGTTAGCTAGCTCTGACGAGAGCTCACATGTTAAATTTTTAAAAAACTCAAAGCTCGTTGCTGGCACAGTTGCTCTTGATACGAAGATCGTTGGCAAGATAGAGGGCGTACAGTTTCAAGGAGTGATGAGAGAAGCTAAAGAAAACGAAATAGAAATTTATTTCAAAAGGTTTTTTTATGCAAAGGCAATGAATCCAAAAATTTGGTCTATAAGCCTTGAAAAACTAAAATTTACAAGTAATGTTCTTGGTTTTGGCAAAAAGATAAAGTGGGAAAGAAGCGATAAAATTTAG
- a CDS encoding acyl-CoA thioesterase → MDILKDFGEPRIKQVMLPKDTNSAGNIFGGWIMSQIDLAGAQAAREISPERVVTISMKEIIFKQPVFVGDVLSCYAKIISVGKTSITTQIEVTALRLNPGGYRETIHVTSATATYVSVTKDGLKKPIDEKLKQLHGF, encoded by the coding sequence ATGGATATTTTAAAAGATTTTGGTGAGCCACGTATCAAACAAGTTATGTTGCCAAAGGACACAAACTCAGCTGGAAATATCTTTGGTGGCTGGATAATGAGTCAGATCGACCTTGCAGGTGCACAAGCTGCAAGAGAAATTTCTCCTGAACGCGTTGTGACCATTTCTATGAAAGAGATCATTTTTAAGCAACCTGTCTTTGTTGGCGATGTGCTAAGCTGCTACGCAAAGATCATTTCAGTTGGCAAAACATCGATAACAACGCAAATAGAAGTAACCGCTCTTAGGCTAAATCCGGGCGGATATAGAGAAACTATACACGTTACAAGCGCTACTGCAACTTACGTAAGCGTGACGAAAGATGGACTTAAAAAGCCAATCGATGAGAAACTAAAACAGCTTCATGGATTTTAA